Below is a window of candidate division KSB1 bacterium DNA.
TCACCAACCACAGTTAAATTTCCAAAGAACAAATTAATAGAATTGAGATTTCTAAAATATTTTATTCTAATTAAGGTATTTAATTTAATAGAATATTGAACCTTATTCAATCTAATCTTTTAAGTAGTTTATCTCAATTTAATTATTTACATATTTCTTATAATTAGAATCCCTTATTCCTCTCAAAATACATTGTTTTTAATTTATTCATTTTTCAAAGTTATAATCAGGTACCGTACTGTTTCCGTATAAACAGAATAAATTGTCTGAACGCCTTCCGATATTAGCCTTTGTTCCATTTCCTTACCATTTGGATCTTTGCCTATACGGCTGAATAGAATACCTTTGTAACAATACTCTCTACATTATGAACAATATTGATCGGGATACTTCCCAGGTATTTTTCATTTGGATATATCGCATAGCAATTCCCCAATTGCTGCAATTTTCATCTGAAATTCGAACAATTAAACCCCTAAAAATAGAAAGGGACAGGAGTAAAAGTAATTATAAATAGTACGAACATGAAAAATCCAAGCATTTTTCGATTTGAATCCAAAGGTGTAATCTCATCCCAGGTTGGAGGATGCCTATAAAATAAAAAAACCAATAGAATTAGCATAGGTATCCAACCGGTGAAAAAAAATGAACAGATGGCAAAAAATACCAGCGCAACTGCGAAAACGTACCTACACTTTTTACCAAACATCGCATATGCGATATGCCCGCCATCGAGCTGTCCAATCGGCAGTAGGTTAAGTGCGGTTACAAAAAGTCCAACCCAGCCGGCATATGCCATTGGGTGAACAAAAACATCCATTCCTTCGGGCAATGGTCCGAAAATATAATGTCGTATTACCTGAAATATAATAGGCTCTCCCATACTGATTGTGTCCTGTAATGTGCTAATTTCCTTTACTTCAGAAAGCTGCAATCCGTACAGTATTGCCGGAAATACAATCACTAGTCCGGCTAAAGGTCCGGCAACGGCCACATCAAATAATGCTTTCCTATTTGGAATCCTCTGTTGCATAGCAATCACGGCTCCAAATGTACCAAATAGACTAAAAGGAAAAGGAATAAAATAGGGCAAAGTGGCAGCGATATTATGTCTTCGACACATTAAGTAATGACCCATTTCATGAGCTAATAAAATACTCATAATTGTAACAGAATATACCATACCCCCTACAATATAAGTTGATCCGATAGTCAGGATAAATAATACAATTTGGAGATTGTTAT
It encodes the following:
- a CDS encoding site-2 protease family protein, whose translation is MNSPSGGTNYDQYGEHNTYRPTYLQRIFQRKNNNLQIVLFILTIGSTYIVGGMVYSVTIMSILLAHEMGHYLMCRRHNIAATLPYFIPFPFSLFGTFGAVIAMQQRIPNRKALFDVAVAGPLAGLVIVFPAILYGLQLSEVKEISTLQDTISMGEPIIFQVIRHYIFGPLPEGMDVFVHPMAYAGWVGLFVTALNLLPIGQLDGGHIAYAMFGKKCRYVFAVALVFFAICSFFFTGWIPMLILLVFLFYRHPPTWDEITPLDSNRKMLGFFMFVLFIITFTPVPFYF